From the Nitrobacter hamburgensis X14 genome, one window contains:
- a CDS encoding anti-phage-associated DUF3780 domain-containing protein codes for MSERKTTGFGVPNDIDPHHFVVEIPAARANPVVITEQFGLTGGSNGIPDSIERCRIGQDAWNGVRKELERVLNDRLKEKKLTTSRWKSGKNQVERLLGRELCVLLWAIEAAPKETIPNAIRNWSGLKPEERWWLFAMAASMTGTSQDVDVGWRKALRVALTENPTGEEVVAIRAKRPKSTEERPQLPLFERMK; via the coding sequence GTGAGTGAGCGTAAGACGACAGGTTTCGGCGTCCCGAACGATATCGATCCCCATCACTTCGTGGTCGAGATCCCGGCGGCGCGCGCCAATCCCGTCGTCATCACTGAGCAATTTGGCCTGACCGGCGGCTCCAACGGCATCCCGGATTCGATTGAGCGCTGCCGAATCGGTCAGGACGCCTGGAACGGCGTCCGCAAGGAACTCGAGCGTGTGCTGAATGATCGTCTCAAGGAGAAAAAGCTTACGACCAGCCGATGGAAGAGCGGCAAGAACCAGGTTGAGCGTCTTCTTGGCCGCGAACTCTGCGTCTTGCTGTGGGCGATCGAGGCTGCGCCGAAGGAGACGATTCCGAACGCCATCCGCAACTGGAGCGGGTTGAAGCCGGAAGAGCGCTGGTGGTTGTTCGCCATGGCGGCCTCGATGACAGGGACATCGCAGGACGTCGACGTCGGCTGGCGCAAGGCGCTGCGGGTAGCGCTGACGGAGAATCCGACCGGTGAGGAGGTCGTGGCCATTCGGGCCAAACGGCCGAAAAGCACGGAGGAGCGACCCCAGCTTCCTTTGTTCGAGCGCATGAAGTGA
- a CDS encoding anti-phage-associated DUF499 domain-containing protein has translation MLQTIKDACKFDPKAIDYALSDQIENLDDLVGHDSKAAEAFFAKTYVTGGMKTLLRQGLQRLSGTSGQAVFELKQAMGGGKTHSMLALGYLAANPKLFDLVAKDITQGIKTEPAQVVAISGRSISRDRHLWGDIAAQLGKADKFLEFYKGAPVAPNEKDWIGLIGDAPTLILLDELPPYFRNAITQNVGGGTLADVTTYAVSNLLSAALKLPRLCIVISNLSGAYENTTKEITAMVAKATRDLQNETGRQAKGITPVELGSDEIYNILRTRLLTAEPNSKVVDSVATAFSDAISDAVKSKTVAKSATQIADEIAASYPFHPSFKHILALFKENERFRQTRGLMTMAALMVKSALDRPSNDVFLVGCQHIDLSQPDVRDVIINVYDLSGAIAHDIAGTGTERAHAQTIDDQTDGDAASQVARILLLSSLSEASDAVKGLSKSQVVENLVAPLRSPLEFDEAFEKLRIECWYLHRKENDAWYFSKNENLKKKIEKYATTAAQPKIDAEMERRLALVFEPKRKNAYAQALALPKIEDIKTNGDRLLLVLSPDKRVPPEEAERLFNAIVEKNNFCVVTGDGTDLAKLEDKVRRIWATAKVLQEDGGERSPNLAELEEETETAEFEFNSTLINLFNRVYYPARLPKGGEGLAYAALKLVERRSKEGGPTTIDGEMAVEEALSATGASKLIVDLAEDGVTTSLRSRAEDLLWGTTERKTRWKDVEERAICNVRWPWLPPRGLEDVKRAALGTAQWRDSGDGYIEKGPFPAAKTSVKVVVRGYDEQTGTSTIELTPTDTGPNGRIHWAPTGDVSAKSPVVPDLIIERDETVLWFLAVDPDGKHDTGEPVKWTNTLTLTFEPKEVMGKRTVALTVMPRGTIRWNTDGTNAREGKPYTGPIPIEGDGEVKVYAYAEDAGVETSKIFTIRPVAAGAIQLDPDRPVVIRKRQKIASTADVFSTLKALKIAHAKLKGSLAVTVGQGDVNATTRFGPQTVLGPEALEAFLGAGRSALGSDTAETEIGFAEVHFETGREMEEFVATVGWAVSPDEVEQS, from the coding sequence ATGCTTCAGACAATCAAGGACGCCTGCAAGTTCGATCCCAAAGCGATCGACTACGCCCTGAGCGATCAGATCGAAAATCTCGACGATCTCGTCGGGCACGACTCGAAGGCAGCCGAAGCCTTCTTTGCCAAGACCTACGTCACGGGTGGCATGAAGACCCTGCTGCGGCAGGGCCTGCAGCGGCTCTCCGGCACATCCGGACAGGCCGTCTTCGAACTCAAGCAGGCGATGGGCGGCGGCAAGACCCACTCCATGCTGGCGTTGGGGTATCTGGCGGCGAATCCGAAGCTGTTCGACCTGGTCGCCAAGGACATCACGCAGGGCATCAAGACAGAGCCGGCCCAGGTCGTGGCGATCTCCGGACGTTCGATTTCGCGAGACAGGCACCTTTGGGGCGACATCGCCGCCCAACTGGGCAAGGCAGACAAATTCCTCGAATTCTACAAGGGCGCGCCGGTGGCGCCGAACGAGAAGGATTGGATCGGGCTGATTGGTGACGCCCCCACCCTGATTCTGCTCGACGAGTTGCCGCCGTACTTCCGGAACGCCATCACGCAGAACGTTGGCGGTGGCACTTTGGCCGACGTCACGACCTACGCGGTCTCGAACCTGTTGTCGGCGGCGCTCAAGCTGCCCCGCCTCTGCATCGTGATTTCGAACCTGTCCGGCGCATACGAAAACACCACCAAGGAAATCACCGCGATGGTGGCAAAGGCCACCCGGGATCTGCAGAACGAGACCGGTCGCCAAGCCAAGGGCATCACGCCGGTCGAACTCGGATCGGATGAAATCTACAACATCCTGCGTACCCGCCTTCTGACGGCCGAGCCGAATTCCAAGGTGGTCGATTCCGTCGCGACCGCGTTCTCCGACGCGATTTCCGACGCCGTCAAGTCGAAGACCGTCGCCAAGTCGGCGACCCAGATCGCCGACGAGATCGCCGCGAGCTATCCCTTCCACCCTTCATTCAAGCACATCCTCGCGCTGTTCAAGGAAAACGAACGCTTCCGCCAGACCCGCGGTCTGATGACCATGGCGGCCTTGATGGTGAAGTCCGCCCTCGACCGGCCGTCTAACGACGTTTTCCTGGTCGGCTGCCAGCACATCGATCTGTCGCAGCCCGACGTCCGCGATGTGATCATCAACGTTTACGATCTCTCCGGAGCGATCGCTCACGACATCGCAGGGACAGGTACCGAGAGGGCGCACGCCCAGACCATCGACGACCAGACCGACGGCGACGCTGCCAGCCAGGTTGCCCGGATCCTGCTGCTGTCGTCGCTGTCGGAGGCGAGCGATGCCGTCAAGGGATTGAGCAAGTCGCAGGTCGTCGAGAATCTGGTGGCCCCGCTGCGCTCGCCCTTGGAGTTCGACGAGGCGTTCGAGAAGCTGCGCATCGAGTGCTGGTACCTGCATCGCAAGGAAAACGATGCGTGGTACTTCTCGAAGAACGAGAACCTCAAGAAGAAGATCGAGAAGTACGCCACTACAGCCGCGCAGCCCAAGATCGATGCCGAGATGGAGCGGAGGCTTGCGCTGGTTTTCGAACCGAAGCGCAAGAATGCGTATGCGCAGGCGCTGGCACTACCGAAGATCGAGGACATCAAGACCAACGGTGACCGTCTTCTGCTGGTGCTGAGCCCCGACAAGCGGGTGCCGCCGGAAGAGGCGGAGCGGCTGTTCAATGCCATCGTGGAGAAGAACAACTTCTGCGTCGTCACCGGGGACGGGACCGATCTGGCGAAGCTGGAGGACAAGGTCCGCCGCATCTGGGCCACGGCCAAGGTGCTGCAGGAGGATGGCGGGGAGCGCTCGCCGAACCTGGCTGAGCTCGAAGAAGAGACCGAAACTGCCGAGTTCGAGTTCAACTCGACGCTGATCAATCTGTTCAACCGCGTCTACTATCCGGCGCGGCTGCCGAAGGGCGGGGAAGGGTTGGCCTACGCCGCCCTGAAGCTGGTCGAGCGCCGCAGCAAGGAAGGTGGCCCGACGACCATCGATGGCGAGATGGCGGTCGAGGAGGCCCTCAGCGCCACCGGCGCCTCGAAGCTGATCGTCGATCTGGCCGAGGATGGTGTCACGACCAGCTTGCGGTCCCGAGCCGAGGATCTTCTGTGGGGAACGACCGAACGAAAGACGCGCTGGAAGGACGTCGAGGAGCGGGCGATCTGCAACGTCCGCTGGCCATGGCTGCCACCGCGTGGGCTCGAGGATGTGAAGCGCGCTGCGCTCGGCACCGCCCAATGGCGTGACAGCGGCGACGGCTACATCGAAAAGGGACCGTTTCCGGCGGCCAAGACCTCGGTCAAGGTGGTGGTCCGCGGCTACGACGAGCAGACCGGCACCTCGACGATCGAACTGACGCCGACCGACACTGGACCGAATGGCCGCATCCATTGGGCTCCGACTGGCGACGTCTCAGCGAAATCCCCTGTTGTCCCCGATCTCATCATCGAACGCGACGAAACGGTCCTTTGGTTCCTGGCTGTCGATCCCGACGGCAAGCACGACACCGGCGAGCCGGTGAAGTGGACGAACACGCTGACGTTGACCTTTGAGCCGAAGGAAGTGATGGGAAAACGCACGGTGGCGTTGACCGTGATGCCGCGCGGCACCATCCGCTGGAATACCGACGGCACCAACGCGCGCGAGGGCAAGCCTTACACCGGACCGATCCCGATCGAAGGAGACGGCGAGGTCAAGGTGTATGCGTACGCCGAGGACGCCGGCGTCGAAACGTCGAAGATCTTCACCATCAGGCCGGTGGCTGCAGGCGCGATCCAACTGGATCCGGATAGGCCCGTGGTCATCAGGAAGCGCCAGAAGATTGCCTCGACGGCGGACGTATTTTCGACGCTCAAGGCGCTCAAAATCGCCCATGCAAAACTGAAAGGCAGCCTGGCGGTCACCGTGGGTCAGGGCGACGTCAACGCCACGACCCGCTTCGGACCCCAGACCGTTCTCGGGCCGGAGGCCTTGGAGGCATTCCTTGGTGCGGGCCGCAGCGCGCTCGGTAGCGACACGGCGGAGACCGAGATCGGTTTTGCGGAGGTCCACTTCGAGACGGGCCGCGAGATGGAAGAGTTCGTGGCGACCGTCGGATGGGCCGTCAGTCCGGATGAGGTTGAGCAATCGTGA
- a CDS encoding ribbon-helix-helix protein, CopG family codes for MDPDVIRAIKQKALDLDRTASDVMEEAAKQWLERHRAGKK; via the coding sequence ATGGATCCGGACGTCATACGGGCGATCAAGCAGAAGGCGCTCGACCTGGACCGGACCGCTTCGGACGTCATGGAGGAAGCCGCCAAGCAATGGCTCGAGCGGCATCGCGCAGGCAAGAAGTAA